The sequence AGGGTTCCCATTTTTTAGGGTTCCCATTTTTTAGGATTTCCAATTTTTAgggctccttttttttttttttttttttattcccagttttggagatttcattttttaaggTTTCCAATTTTTAAGGTTCCCATTTTTTAGGGTTCCCGTTTTTTTTAGGGTTTCCATTTTTGGGCTTTTTCCACAATTTTATTCCCACTTccccccattttattcccattttattcccattttttttaatttccccaattttttccccctacatttttcccccaaaatttttaTAGGATTCCCGCCCaattttttggggtcccccctcatgttttggggtctcacctcCGGGGTAGCGCCTCAGGATCAGTTTCCTGACCTCGTCGTAGGCAAAAATCAGCAGGGAATAGGGGAAGGCGCAGAACCACCAGGTCACCCTGGGcacaaaaacctcaaaattgggaccccaaaatttgggggaccccaaatcccaggcgGGGTCGGGGCTCTGTTTTGCCTCTCCCAATTTTTTAATTCCCCCCCAATtttttaattcccatttttggagATTCAGccccaaatattttcatttttcccctgtttgttttgttggttgggggattttttaggaggggatttgggatttttggggggatttgggatttttggggggggatttggAGCAGCTTTTTGATTCTTTAGATGGGTTTTGTAGgggaattggggattttggggggattctggatttttggggggtttggagcagttttgggtttttttgggtcaTTTGGAAGGGGATTTTGGAATGAATTTGTCGGGGTTTTATAGgggaattggggatttttgtagGATTTGGGTTTTTAGAGCTTTGGAGcggttttggggaattttttggaggggatttggaggggaattggggatttttttgggatttggttttttggggccgatttggggcagtttaaggattttttgggggggggatttggaggggaattggggattttggattttttggggggggttggaacaattttggggttttttgggtccTTTGGAAGAGGGATGAGATTTTGGAatgagtttttggggttttgtgggggaaatggggatttttttgggatttgtttttttggggccgatttggggcagtttaaggattttttggggggggatttggaggggaattggggatttttggggtggagatttttggggtgtccctcaCTTGAGGGGGTACATGCGCAGAGCCACCCCCATGCCCGGGCAGTAGGACAGGAACGCCGCCAGCGCCGTCTCCTCCAGCAGCCCGAAAATCAGGATCTTGTTCCTAAaaaaattggggggatttggggtttttggggaatttggggattttttaggggtgttttggggttttttttagggttggagaggttttgggattttttggaaggGTTGAAAGGGAGATGGGGGTTTGGAGTGGATTTGTGGgaagggaatttgggatttttgggagcattttggagtttttgggggggctgggggaggttttggggttttgggatgggtttggggtggttttgggtaggattttggggtaattttggggtattttgggggtggttttgggaTGAATTCAGGTgtgttttgggtgggattttgggctggttttggatgggattttggggcggaTTTGGAGTATTTTTGGGGTAGTTTTGGGATGATTTCAGGTGCGTTCTAGGTagggttttggggtatttttggggcatttttgggataattttggggtgttttggtcCCCAGTTCATGCCAACTGGAAGATGGAGTCGAGGTGGATTCTGGGGGAATTTTGGCTGGTTTgaagtgggattttggggtgagtttGAGGTAGGATTTTGGGGTAGTTTTGGGATGATTTCAAGTGGATTTTTGGTtgaattttggggtcattttgggcaggattttcagatgattttggggtatttttgggctggttttgaatgggattttggggtgtttttggggtgttttgtcACCCTTCATGCCCTGCTGGAAGATGGAGTTGCAGCAcattttgtggtgtttttggggtggtttgggctgggattttggggtggttttggggtgatttggggcatttttggggtgttttgccACACTTCATGCCCTGCTGGAAGATGGAGTtgaggtggattttgggggaatattTCTcgttttgggtgggattttttgggtggtttggggtgggattttggggtgtttttgggccatttttgggggtgttttgtcACACTTCATGCCCTGCTGGAAGATAGAGTtgaggtggattttgggggaatattTCTcgttttgggtgggattttttgggtggtttggggtgggattttggggtgtttttggggcatttttgggggtgttttgtcGCACTTCATGCCCTGCTGGAAGACGGAGTTGCGGCGCGTCTTGCAGATGATGAGATCCGCCCACTGCACCACGACGATGCTGGCGAAGAACGCCGTGTGGCACGTGAACTCCACCACCTTGCGCTGCTCGTACGTCTGCGGGAAACGGGGAATGGAGGGTGAAAAACCGGGAAACCGGGGGAGAAATCGGAGTGAGCGATGGGGGAAACTGAGGAGGAAACACGGAGTAAAAAATGGGGAAACCAGGGAGGAAACCATGAGTGAACAATGGGGGAAACCAGAGTGAAAAACGGGGAAACTGAGGAGGAAACAGGGAGTAAAAAATGGGGAAACCGGGGAGGAAACCATGAGTGAACAATGGGGGGAACCAGGAGGAAACAATGGAGGAAACCAGGAGGAAACCATGAGTAAACAATGGGGGGAAACCAGAGTGAAAAACGGGGAAACTGAGGAGGAAACAGGGAGTAAAAAATGGGGAAACCGGGGAGGAAACCTTGAGTGAACAATGGGGGGAAACCAGGAGGAAACCATGAGTGAACAATGGGGGAAACCAGGAGGAAACCATGAGTAAACAATGGGGGGAACCAGAGTGAAAAACGGGGAAACTGGGGAGTAAATTGGAGTGAACAATGGGGGAAATCGAGGAGGAAGCAGAGTGAACAACAGGGGAAACCAGAGTGAAAATTGGGGAAACCAGGAGGAAACCATGAGTAAAAAATGGGGAAACCAGGGAGGAAACCATGAGTGAACAATGGGGGGAAACCAGAGTGAAAAACGGGGAAACTGAGGAGGAAACAGGGAGTAAAAAATGGGGAAACCAGGGAGGAAACCATGAGTGAACAATGGGGGAAATTGAGGAGGAAACAGAGTGAACAACTGGGAAAACCAGAGTGAAAAACGGGGAAACCGGGGGAGAAACTGGGAGTGAACAACAGGGGAAACTGGGGAGGAAACCAGAGGTGAACAATGGGGGAAACTGAGGAGGAAACAGGAAGTAAAAAATGGGGAAACCAGGGAGGAAACCATGAGTGAACAACGGGGGAAACCGAGGAGGAAACCATGAGTGAACAATGGGGAAACCAGGAGTAAATGGGAGAAACAGGGCAGAAATGGGGTAGAAATAAACATGGAAAGAGGGTGGGAACGGGGTGGAAATTGGGCAGAAATGGGTGTGGAAATGGGGTGGAAGTAGGTGTGTAACTGGTGTATAACTGGGGTGTAAACTGGGATGCAAATCGTGTGTAACTGGTGTGTAACCGGTGTGTAGGGTCAGTGTAGGTTCCCTCATCCACTCCTGCCGGTAGGAATCCTCCAGGTTGTTCTTGGAGCAGAGTGTAAGGGCTGTGTAACTGGTGTGTAAGGGGTGTGTAACTGGTGTGTAAGGGGTGTGTAACCGGTGTGTAGGGTCAGTGTAGGTTCCCTCACCCACTCCTGCCCGTAGGAATCCTCCAGGTCGTTCTTGGAGCAGAGTGTAAGGGATGTGTAACTGGTGTGTAAGGGGTGTGTAACCAATGTGTAGGGTTGGTTTCAGGGTCCCTCACCCACTCCTGCCCGTAGGAATCCTCCAGGTCGTTCTTGGATCGATCGTCCCAGGCCAGGCGGATCCCGAGCAGCGTCCCCGGCAGGAACCCGTTCTCCGCCAGGATCACGAAGTAGGTGAAGAACCCGCCCAGAGCCTGGATCATCCCTGAGGGATCAGGATTGGGATAAAAACCATGGATTGGGATAAAAACCACGGGATTGGATCATAAAGTGCGTGAAGAACCCGCCCAGAGCCTGGATCATCCCTGAGGGACCAGGATTGGGATAAAAACCATGGATTGGGATAAAAACCACGGGATTGGATCACAAAGTGCATGAAGAACCTGCCCAGAGCCTGGATCATCCCTGAGGGACCAGGATCAGGATCGGGATAAAAAactcaggatttgggatcaccTTGGGAGCCCTCACTGACCAATCCGGCCATAGGCCAGGCTgatgaccctgagtgacccctgagtgaccccagaGTGACCACTGCCCGATCTGGCCATAGGCCATGCTGATGAGCTTCTCGTTGACCATAAATGACCATGAATGACCATGAATGACCATGAATGACCCCAGACTGACCATGAATGACCATGAAGGACcccagagtgaccactgactgATCTGGCCATAGGCCATGCTGATGAGCTTCTTGCTGACCATAAATGACCATGAATCACCATGAATGACCCCAGACTGACCATGAATGACCCCAGACTGACCATGACTGACCATGAATGACcccagagtgaccactgaccgaTCTGGCCGTAGGCCATGCTGATCAGCCTCTCATTGACCAGTTTGTCGCTGCGGGGGTTCCGCGGTTGCCGTTTCATGATGTCGCTCTCGGCCGCCTCGTAGGCCAAGGAGATGGCGGGGACCTGAGGGGACAGCGGTGTCACCTCGTGTCACTCAATGTCACCCAGTGTCGCCCTGTGTCACCCACTGTCCCACGTCATGGGATGGTGGCAGGGCCCAGGGACAGAAGGATTTGGGGtctttggggtggatttgggatccCTGGTTGGAtatgggatggatttggggtccccaggagGATTTAGGGTTCCCCTCACCATGTCGGTGCCCAGGATGGTGACGGTGCCCAGCGGCAGCGGGATGTTGGCAAtgatggatttgggatgtttTTAGGGTTtctgggtggatttggggtgggttttggtggatttggggtcccccctcaCCATGTCGGTGCCCAGGTCGATGCAGAGGATGGTGACGGTGCCCAGCGGCAGCGGGATGTTGGCGATGATGAAGAGCAGGAACGGGGTGATCTCGGGGATGTTGCTGGTCAGCGTGTAGGCGATCGACTTCTTCAGGTTGTCGAAGATCAGGCGGCCTGccaggggacagcagtgtccccaaatgtccccagtgcTTCCAATGCCCCCAGTGTCCCGGATATCCCAATGTCCTAAATACTcacaaatgtccccaatgtccccaaagacCCAAACACCCAcaaatgtccccaaagtccCAAACACCCACAAATGTCCTCAATATCTCAATATCCTGAACATCCAcaaatgtccccattgtccccaatatcccaaacacccacaatgtccccaatgtccccaatatccccagtgtccccagtatccccaaTGGCCCCaatatccccagtgtccccagtatccccaatgtccccaatatccccagtgtccccagtatccccaaTGGCcccaattccccaaattcccccagtacccaccatgtcccctgtgtccccaaaccccagtGTCTGTCCCCAACCTTCCTCGACGCCGGTGACGATGGAGGCGAAGTTGTCGTCCAGCAGGATCATGTCGGCCGCCTGCTTGGACACGTCCGAGCCCGCGATGCCCATGGCGATGCCGATGTCTGCCTTCTTCAGCGCCGGCGAGTCATTGACGCCGTCACCCGTCACCGCCACGATGGCGCCCTGGGGGCAccgggacattggggacattggaggtatttgggacacggggacgctggggacattgggggtgttggggacattgggcgTATTGGGAGTGCTGAGggctttggggacactgggcacattgggggctttggggtcattggggacattggaaAATTTggaacattggggacattgggggcttTGAGGTCATTggagacattggggacattggggacattggaggtattggggacattggggataatTGAGGACATTGGGAATATGGAGAACACTGGGGATACCAGAGGAAttggtggctttggggacactggggacattggaggACGTTgcggacattggggacattgggaataTGGGGAACACTGTGGAttctggggacactggtggctttggggacactggagactttggggacattgtggATGTTTTGGATATTGAGGACATTGGGAATATGGGGAAGATTGggaacattggggacattggtggctttggggacacttggggacattggaggtattggggacattggggataatTGAGGACATTGGGAATATGGGGAACAATGTGGAttctggggacactggtggctttggggacacggggactttggggacattggggatgttTTGGATATTGAGGACATTGGGAATGTGAGGAAGactggggatattggggacattgatggctttggggacactggagacattggggacacttgggggcATTGGGAATATGGGGAACACTGTGGATTCGGGGGACActggtggctttggggacactggggacactaggggacactgggaatatGTAGAACACTGTGGATACCAGAGGAATTGGTAGCTtcggggacacttggggacattgggaacatGGGGAGCACTGTGGATACTGGTGACACTGCTGGCTTTGGGGACATCGGCGttattggggacactggggacatcggGATGAGGTGCCAGCGGTGgcccaggtgacacaggtgacacagggccAGGGCGCTGTCACCTGCCGCTGGCAGCCCTCGACGATGATCAGCTTCTGCTGGGGCGACGTGCGGGCGAACACGATCTCGGTGTGGTTGCGCAGGATCTCGTCCAGCTGCTCCGAGCTCATGTCCTTCAGGTCCGAGCCGTGCACCACGCACGCCTTGGCCTCCCTGGGGGTCAGCGCCCCAAAATcggcaccccaaaattcccaaatttcccagaaAAACCCCCCAGGATCCCCAAAATCCGTGagatcaccccaaaatcccctccccagctgctctgagctcgtGTCCTTCAGGACCAAGGCGTGTACCACGCATGCCTTGGCCTCCCTGGggtcagcaccccaaaatcagcaccccaaaatcagcacctCAAAatcagcaccccaaaattcacagaaaaacgCCCCAGGATCCCCAAAATCCGTGagatcacccccaaaatcccctccccagctgctccaagcttGTGTCCTTCAGGTGTGACCATGCACCAAACACACCTTGGAGGGTggtcagcaccccaaaatctgctccaggaccccaaaattccttgaAAGACCCCCCCAGATCCCCTCAATTTCCCCTACCTGGCTCACCTGGGGCTCACCTGGGGTTCATCTGGCTCACCTTGGGTTGCCCTGGGACTCACCTGGGGCTTACCTGGAGCTCACTTGGGGCTCACCTGGGGCTCACCTGGGGTTCACCTGGTTCACCTGTGGCTCACCTGGAGCTCCCTTGGGGCTCACCTGCCTGATGGGGATGTCCAGGATGTCTCACCTGGGGTTCACCTGGCTCACAGGGATGTTCAGCCGTGCCGCGATGTCCTCCACGGTCTCGTTGCCCTCGGAGATGATCCCCACGCCCTTGGCGATGGCCTTGGCCGTGATCGGGTGGTCCCCGGTCACCATGATCACCTGGGGGGCACCGtcagcacctgggcacacctgggcacacctgggggacacctggggacacctggggggacatctggggacaacTGGGGACAGCCCAGAATGGAGGGGGCCAAGGGGAAATGGGGACCCCAGGTGAGCTCAGGGGGGTTTTGGGTCCTGGGCGGGCTCTGGgtgtgttttggggtcccaggtggGGGGTTTAGGGTCCCAGGTGGGGGTTTAGGGTCCCAGGGGGCTTaggagggttttggggtcctgggcaggggttttggggtcagagTGGGCTCAGGGGAGGTTTTGGAGTCACAaatgggagttttggggtcctgggCAAGCTCAGGTGTATTTTGGGGTCCTGTccggggttttggggtcctggggggctcagggggattttggggtcccaccttgATGCCGGCGCTCCGGCACTTGCCCACGGCGTCGGGCACGGCGGCGCGGGGGGGGTCGATCATGGACATGAGCCCCACGAAGCAAAGGTCGGTGGTGGGGAAATTCACCTCATCAGCGTCGAAACGGAACCCACGGGGGAACTTGTCCGGGGGCAGGTACAGGTGACAGAaccctggggacattgtggggacactgagaccccaaaaacaccccaaaaacacctctaGGATTGTGTCCAGGGGCAGGTACAGGTGACAGAATCTTGGGGACACCACGGGGACAATGTGACCTCAGGGACACCAAAAACATCCTCAGAAACTTGTCCGGGGGCAGGTACAGGTGACAGAaccctggggacattgtggggacactGAGACCCCAGGGACACCAAAGACACCCCCAGGAACCTGCGAGGAACCACCCCAGGGAACTCTGAGGACACCAGGATAGGACAGTGAGACCCCAAAGACCCCCAAAACAGCCTCAGGATTGTGTCCAGGGGCAGGTACAGGTGACAGAATCCTGcggacatggtggggacactgagacccccaaaacacccacaGGAATCCATGAGGgaccccacagggacccccaggatcCTGTCCGGGGGCAGGTACAGGTGACAGAACCCTGGGGACCACCAGGTCCCCCCAGGACCCTCTGCccgagcacccccagctccaggTAGGGGCTCTGGAAGGTTCCTCCATGTTCTTATCCAGGATcttctcccccaaatccccccacaACCCCTCTCAGGACCCCCAGAACccctcccaggacccccaggcaTACCCAGGACCTGAGCTCCGagcccctccagctccaggTAGGCGTTCTGGAAGGTTCCTCCATGTTCTTAtccaggctcttctcccccaaatcccctctggatcccctctccagcccctcaggaccACCCAGTACTCCCCTAGGAcccccccccaggaccccagaCCTACCCAGGACCCTCTCCCCAAGCCCCCCCAGCTCCAGGTAAGCGTTCTGGAAGGCCTCTCTCATCTCCTggtccaggggctgctcctggccctgcaggaggatgcGGGAGCAGCGGTCCAGGATGCGCTCGGGGGCTCCCTTCATCACCAGCAGGTACCCCTGGGGGTCCTCCTCGCGCTCGTGGATGGACAGCTGGACAcggggacagacaggggacaggggggtcATGCGCCATGGTCAGTGTGGGGTCAGCCACGGGCAGCTCAGGGTCACCAGAGCCACCACAGGGTCACACATACCTCAACCAGTGTCACCAATGTCACCCAGAGCCATCCCAGGGTCACCCACTGACCATTctggtgccaccagtgccacccagAGCCACTGCAGTGTCACCCATGTACTGCCCCATGTCACCCCAGGGTGACACACACTTTgcccagtgcccccaggtccccatcccagtgcccccagtgcccctttcccagttccctctgtgccccccaTTGCCTCCAGtgcccccagttcccccagtgtcaccagttCCCCCATGCCCCCAATTCCCCCAGTTCCCCTCATGCCCCAGTTTCCCCAGttctccatcccagttccccatACCAGTTCCCCCATTCCCCCAGTTCCCTCAGTTCCCCCACTGCCCCcatgcccccag is a genomic window of Zonotrichia albicollis isolate bZonAlb1 chromosome 30, bZonAlb1.hap1, whole genome shotgun sequence containing:
- the LOC102065924 gene encoding sodium/potassium-transporting ATPase subunit alpha-2 isoform X2; this translates as MGRGAGREYSPAATTSENGGGKRKQKEKELDELKKEVNLDDHKLSLDELGRKYQVDLSRGLTNARAAEILVQDGPNALTPPPTTPEWVKFCRQLFGGFSILLWIGAILCFLAYGIQAAMEDEPANDNLYLGVVLAAVVIVTGCFSYYQEAKSSKIMDSFKNMVPQQALVIREGEKIQINAENVVVGDLVEVKGGDRVPADMRIISSHGCKVDNSSLTGESEPQTRSPEFTHENPLETRNICFFSTNCVEGTARGIVISTGDRTVMGRIASLASGLEVGRTPIAMEIEHFIRLITGVAVFLGLSFFILSLILGYTWLEAVIFLIGIIVANVPEGLLATVTVCLTLTAKRMARKNCLVKNLEAVETLGSTSTICSDKTGTLTQNRMTVAHMWFDNQIHEADTTEDQSGATFDKRSPTWAALARIAGLCNRAVFKPGQENVSISKRDTAGDASESALLKCIQLSCGSVKRMRDRNPKVTEIPFNSTNKYQLSIHEREEDPQGYLLVMKGAPERILDRCSRILLQGQEQPLDQEMREAFQNAYLELGGLGERVLGFCHLYLPPDKFPRGFRFDADEVNFPTTDLCFVGLMSMIDPPRAAVPDAVGKCRSAGIKVIMVTGDHPITAKAIAKGVGIISEGNETVEDIAARLNIPVSQVNPREAKACVVHGSDLKDMSSEQLDEILRNHTEIVFARTSPQQKLIIVEGCQRQGAIVAVTGDGVNDSPALKKADIGIAMGIAGSDVSKQAADMILLDDNFASIVTGVEEGRLIFDNLKKSIAYTLTSNIPEITPFLLFIIANIPLPLGTVTILCIDLGTDMVPAISLAYEAAESDIMKRQPRNPRSDKLVNERLISMAYGQIGMIQALGGFFTYFVILAENGFLPGTLLGIRLAWDDRSKNDLEDSYGQEWTYEQRKVVEFTCHTAFFASIVVVQWADLIICKTRRNSVFQQGMKNKILIFGLLEETALAAFLSYCPGMGVALRMYPLKVTWWFCAFPYSLLIFAYDEVRKLILRRYPGGWVEKETYY
- the LOC102065924 gene encoding sodium/potassium-transporting ATPase subunit alpha-2 isoform X1, translating into MPVATVTPVLAVTSTPTAGREYSPAATTSENGGGKRKQKEKELDELKKEVNLDDHKLSLDELGRKYQVDLSRGLTNARAAEILVQDGPNALTPPPTTPEWVKFCRQLFGGFSILLWIGAILCFLAYGIQAAMEDEPANDNLYLGVVLAAVVIVTGCFSYYQEAKSSKIMDSFKNMVPQQALVIREGEKIQINAENVVVGDLVEVKGGDRVPADMRIISSHGCKVDNSSLTGESEPQTRSPEFTHENPLETRNICFFSTNCVEGTARGIVISTGDRTVMGRIASLASGLEVGRTPIAMEIEHFIRLITGVAVFLGLSFFILSLILGYTWLEAVIFLIGIIVANVPEGLLATVTVCLTLTAKRMARKNCLVKNLEAVETLGSTSTICSDKTGTLTQNRMTVAHMWFDNQIHEADTTEDQSGATFDKRSPTWAALARIAGLCNRAVFKPGQENVSISKRDTAGDASESALLKCIQLSCGSVKRMRDRNPKVTEIPFNSTNKYQLSIHEREEDPQGYLLVMKGAPERILDRCSRILLQGQEQPLDQEMREAFQNAYLELGGLGERVLGFCHLYLPPDKFPRGFRFDADEVNFPTTDLCFVGLMSMIDPPRAAVPDAVGKCRSAGIKVIMVTGDHPITAKAIAKGVGIISEGNETVEDIAARLNIPVSQVNPREAKACVVHGSDLKDMSSEQLDEILRNHTEIVFARTSPQQKLIIVEGCQRQGAIVAVTGDGVNDSPALKKADIGIAMGIAGSDVSKQAADMILLDDNFASIVTGVEEGRLIFDNLKKSIAYTLTSNIPEITPFLLFIIANIPLPLGTVTILCIDLGTDMVPAISLAYEAAESDIMKRQPRNPRSDKLVNERLISMAYGQIGMIQALGGFFTYFVILAENGFLPGTLLGIRLAWDDRSKNDLEDSYGQEWTYEQRKVVEFTCHTAFFASIVVVQWADLIICKTRRNSVFQQGMKNKILIFGLLEETALAAFLSYCPGMGVALRMYPLKVTWWFCAFPYSLLIFAYDEVRKLILRRYPGGWVEKETYY
- the LOC102065924 gene encoding sodium/potassium-transporting ATPase subunit alpha-2 isoform X4, yielding MGDIGERVPADMRIISSHGCKVDNSSLTGESEPQTRSPEFTHENPLETRNICFFSTNCVEGTARGIVISTGDRTVMGRIASLASGLEVGRTPIAMEIEHFIRLITGVAVFLGLSFFILSLILGYTWLEAVIFLIGIIVANVPEGLLATVTVCLTLTAKRMARKNCLVKNLEAVETLGSTSTICSDKTGTLTQNRMTVAHMWFDNQIHEADTTEDQSGATFDKRSPTWAALARIAGLCNRAVFKPGQENVSISKRDTAGDASESALLKCIQLSCGSVKRMRDRNPKVTEIPFNSTNKYQLSIHEREEDPQGYLLVMKGAPERILDRCSRILLQGQEQPLDQEMREAFQNAYLELGGLGERVLGFCHLYLPPDKFPRGFRFDADEVNFPTTDLCFVGLMSMIDPPRAAVPDAVGKCRSAGIKVIMVTGDHPITAKAIAKGVGIISEGNETVEDIAARLNIPVSQVNPREAKACVVHGSDLKDMSSEQLDEILRNHTEIVFARTSPQQKLIIVEGCQRQGAIVAVTGDGVNDSPALKKADIGIAMGIAGSDVSKQAADMILLDDNFASIVTGVEEGRLIFDNLKKSIAYTLTSNIPEITPFLLFIIANIPLPLGTVTILCIDLGTDMVPAISLAYEAAESDIMKRQPRNPRSDKLVNERLISMAYGQIGMIQALGGFFTYFVILAENGFLPGTLLGIRLAWDDRSKNDLEDSYGQEWTYEQRKVVEFTCHTAFFASIVVVQWADLIICKTRRNSVFQQGMKNKILIFGLLEETALAAFLSYCPGMGVALRMYPLKVTWWFCAFPYSLLIFAYDEVRKLILRRYPGGWVEKETYY
- the LOC102065924 gene encoding sodium/potassium-transporting ATPase subunit alpha-2 isoform X5, whose amino-acid sequence is MVPAISLAYEAAESDIMKRQPRNPRSDKLVNERLISMAYGQIGMIQALGGFFTYFVILAENGFLPGTLLGIRLAWDDRSKNDLEDSYGQEWTYEQRKVVEFTCHTAFFASIVVVQWADLIICKTRRNSVFQQGMKNKILIFGLLEETALAAFLSYCPGMGVALRMYPLKVTWWFCAFPYSLLIFAYDEVRKLILRRYPGGWVEKETYY